The Hymenobacter swuensis DY53 genome includes the window GCCTACGCCCAAAAGTACCCCCAGCGGGTACAGGCACTGGTGCTGGTGAATAGCGTACTGAACCCAGTGGCCTCTTTGGATAGCATGCTGGCCTACGGTACCAGCCTACTGCCCGCCGCGGCCCGGCCCGCGCCCAGCCTGCCCCAGATGCAGCGGTTTGGCATGGTGATGGGTGCGTTGCAGCAGCTGAAACTTGCCGGGCAGTTGCAATTCTCCCACGACTCCCTAGCCGCCCGGGCCATGCGGGTAAGCCGCGCCGTACCCGGCAATCCGGAATTTGCCCAGCAGGTATTCAGCGGCCGGTTGGCTGATTATGGCCAGGACTATGCCCCCGCTACCGCCAAGCTTACCATGCCTACGCTGGTGATTTTGGGTAAAGACGACCGGACAACGGGCGCTACGGCAGCTACTTACCAGTTCCCGCGCAAGCAGGTGGTTACACTGCCGGGCAAGCACAACTCGTTTCTGGAGCAGCCCGCGCAGTTCCGGCAGGCAGTTGTTAGCTTCGTGCAGCAGCTTCCCCGCTAATTCTCCATGTCAGCCACTCCCCAGCGCCCGGCCCCGGCTTACCTCAACGATAAATGGTTTTTGTTGCTGGGTATTCCGGTGCTGGGCGCGCTGGTATTGCTGCCCCGCGGCGTGCTGCATGTGCGCTCCTGGCAGGCGCTGCTGGTGGCGTGGTTTTGCTCCACGCTGATTACCACTATTTTCTGGCTGCTGGGTCGCTCGTTGTGGCGCTACCTGTTCCGACGGTTCCCACGGGTGGAGCAAACCCGACAGCGGCTGTGGTGGCTGGCGCTCAGCAACACCAGCATTGCGGCCCTCACTACCCTAGGCATCGGGCAAGTAGCCGCCCGGATGCAGCACGGGCACCTTACCTGGCCAGAGTACTGGTTTGAGTTTGGGCTGAACATGGTGCCCACGGTGATGATTCAGCTCATTTATGAAAGCTGGAACTTCTTCCGGCAGTGGGCCGATAACGTGCGCCGCACCGAGCAGCTGCAGAGTGCCGAAGCGCGCAGTCAGCTGGAAGCGTTGCAAAACCAGCTCGACCCGCATTTCCTGTTCAACTCGCTCAATACGCTGTCGGCTCTCATTGAGCCCCGGAACGAGACGGCCCAGGACTTCGTGGAGCAGCTCTCGGATGTGTACCGCTACGTGCTGCTGGCCCGTGAC containing:
- a CDS encoding alpha/beta fold hydrolase; translation: MFRFLSSTVRFLMLLLLVALSTVAQAQKQAALPVGSRAIFTYDSVKLFVQVAGQGTPCLFVHGGPGAGSYSFEKLGGNRLEDKLQMVYLDQRGSGRSGSSRTKNYSMARIVQDMEELRQQLGLQKWVVMAHSFGGTIATAYAQKYPQRVQALVLVNSVLNPVASLDSMLAYGTSLLPAAARPAPSLPQMQRFGMVMGALQQLKLAGQLQFSHDSLAARAMRVSRAVPGNPEFAQQVFSGRLADYGQDYAPATAKLTMPTLVILGKDDRTTGATAATYQFPRKQVVTLPGKHNSFLEQPAQFRQAVVSFVQQLPR
- a CDS encoding sensor histidine kinase — translated: MSATPQRPAPAYLNDKWFLLLGIPVLGALVLLPRGVLHVRSWQALLVAWFCSTLITTIFWLLGRSLWRYLFRRFPRVEQTRQRLWWLALSNTSIAALTTLGIGQVAARMQHGHLTWPEYWFEFGLNMVPTVMIQLIYESWNFFRQWADNVRRTEQLQSAEARSQLEALQNQLDPHFLFNSLNTLSALIEPRNETAQDFVEQLSDVYRYVLLARDQPTVPISEELAFVETYLALHKARFRDNLRVQWQVPPAALTARVAPLSVQLLVENALKHNVASREHPLALELTADPATGYFTVRNTLRPRTAGLAPGTGTGLRNVRHRYELLQAPQLVEVTQEAGWFEVRLPLL